One genomic region from Calypte anna isolate BGI_N300 chromosome 17, bCalAnn1_v1.p, whole genome shotgun sequence encodes:
- the RALGDS gene encoding ral guanine nucleotide dissociation stimulator isoform X5: MVSRRRTPPHHAPAPAPERMFEGCRRARSLWGGVRLEVAGESSPVVLHSFTQLDPDLPPLESSTQEIGEELEDGVIYSISLRKVQLHHTANKGQRWLGFENESALNLYETCKVRTIKAGTLEKLVEYLVSAFKGNDSTYVTIFLCTYRAFATTKQVLDLLLNRYGKLHVQANGDHARHAVDERMELKNTISSILGAWLDQYSEDFRKPPDFTCLKQLISYVRNNIPGSDLERRARILLAQFQQQEQSESEAEAVDHGSCTFQLVEENGLGDGKPDFLSFSPEMVAEQFTLMDAELFKKVVPYHCLGCIWSQRDKKGKEHLAPTIRATVSQFNSVANCVIATCLGDRSLKPQQRAKVVERWIEVARECRILKNFSSLRAILSALQCNAVHRLKKTWDEVLRESFRTFHELSEIFSDENNHSLSRELLIKEGTSKFATLEINPKRAQKRQQQQREMGVMQGTIPYLGTFLTDLVMLDTAMKDFLDGGLINFEKRRKEFEVIAQIKLLQSACNNYSFTQEDQFVDWFHSLERLSEAESYGLSCEIEPLSESASNTLKAKKNTGIIKRWSDRQPPSSEPCASGSSHSKSFDQLKCGQYLCSGDATDSLSVTSAGSSSSDVEEINISFIPESPDCQEKKQVDDCCIIRVSLAVDNGNMYKSILVTSQDKTPVVIRKAMAKHNLDGDRPEDYELVQIISEERELKIPDNANVFYAMNSAANYDFVLKKRGFSKGVKIKHGSSSTLPRMKQKGLKIAKGIF, translated from the exons AGCTCCACACAGGAGATTGGAGAAGAGCTGGAGGATGGTGTGATCTACAGCATATCTCTCCGGAAAGTGCAGCTCCATCACACAGCCAACAAAGGGCAGCGATGGCTGGGG TTTGAGAACGAGTCAGCCCTGAACCTCTACGAGACGTGTAAGGTGCGGACAATAAAAGCTGGGACTTTGGAGAAGCTGGTGGAGTACCTGGTCTCAGCCTTCAAAGGCAATGACTCCACCTATGTCACCATCTTCCTGTGCACTTACCGGGCCTTTGCCACCACCAAGCAAGTGCTGGACCTGCTGCTTAACAG GTATGGCAAACTCCACGTGCAGGCGAATGGGGACCACGCCAGGCATGCTGTGGATGAGAGGATGGAGCTGAAGAA CACCATCTCCTCCATCCTGGGTGCCTGGTTGGACCAGTACTCCGAGGACTTCCGCAAGCCCCCCGACTTCACCTGCCTCAAGCAGCTCATCTCCTACGTGCGCAACAACATTCCCGGATCCGACCTGGAGCGCCGAGCCCGCATCCTGCTGGCCCAGTTCcaacagcaggagcagagcgAGTCCGAAGCAGAAG CCGTGGACCATGGCAGTTGCACTTTCCAGTTGGTGGAGGAGAATGGGCTTGGGGATGGGAAGCCAgatttcctctccttctccccagaGATGGTGGCAGAACAGTTCACACTGATGGATGCT GAGCTGTTCAAGAAGGTGGTGCCTTACCACTGCCTGGGCTGCATCTGGTCCCAGCGAGACAAGAAGGGCAAGGAGCACCTGGCACCCACCATCCGTGCCACAGTCTCACAGTTCAATAGTGTGGCCAACTGTGTCATTGCCACCTGTCTTGGGGACAGGAGCCTGAAGCCACAGCAGAGAGCCAAAGTGGTGGAGCGATGGATCGAAGTGGCTCGG GAGTGCCGCATCCTGAAGAACTTCTCCTCCCTCCGAGCCAtcctctcagctctgcagtgcaaCGCTGTTCATCGCCTGAAGAAGACCTGGGATGAAGTCCTGAG GGAAAGCTTCCGGACATTCCATGAGCTCTCTGAGATCTTCTCTGATGAGAACAACCACTCACTGAGCCGGGAGCTTCTCATCAAG GAGGGCACATCCAAATTTGCCACCTTGGAGATCAACCCGAAGCGGGCACAGaagcggcagcagcagcagcgagAGATG GGTGTGATGCAGGGCACCATTCCTTACCTTGGCACCTTCCTCACAGACTTGGTGATGCTCGACACAGCCATGAAGGACTTCCTGGAC ggTGGGCTGATCAActttgagaagagaaggaag GAGTTTGAAGTCATTGCTCAGATCAAGCTGCTTCAGTCAGCCTGCAACAACTACAGCTTTACACAGGAGGACCAGTTCGTGGACTGGTTCCACAGCCTGGAGAGGCTCAGCGAGGCCGAGAG ctATGGACTGTCCTGTGAGATCGAGCCCCTCTCCGAGTCAGCCAGCAACACGTTGAAGGCcaagaaaaacacaggaatCATCAAGCGATGGAGCGA CCGGCAGCCTCCCAGCTCCGAGCCCTGTGCCAGCGGCAGCTCCCACTCCAAATCCTTCGACCAGCTCAAGTGTGGGCAGTACCTCTGCAGCGGGGACGCCACCGACTCCCTCAGCGTCACCTCCGCcggctccagcagctctgatgTGGAGGAGATCAACATCAGCTTCATCCCCGAGTCCCCCGACTGCCAGGAGAAGAAG CAGGTCGACGACTGCTGCATCATCCGGGTCAGCCTGGCCGTGGACAACGGGAACATGTACAAGAGCATCCTG GTGACGAGTCAGGATAAGACCCCTGTTGTTATCCGCAAAGCCATGGCCAAACACAACTTGGATGGAGACCGGCCTGAGGACTACGAGCTCGTTCAGATCATCTCAGAGGAGAGAG AGCTGAAGATCCCTGACAACGCCAACGTCTTCTACGCCATGAACTCTGCCGCCAACTATGACTTTGTGCTGAAGAAGAGGGGCTTCTCCAAGGGGGTGAAGATCAAGCACGGCTCCAGCTCCACCCTGCCCAGGATGAAGCAGAAAGGCCTGAAGATCGCCAAAGGCATCTTCTAG
- the RALGDS gene encoding ral guanine nucleotide dissociation stimulator isoform X4, translating to MRGTMMIDTQSSTQEIGEELEDGVIYSISLRKVQLHHTANKGQRWLGFENESALNLYETCKVRTIKAGTLEKLVEYLVSAFKGNDSTYVTIFLCTYRAFATTKQVLDLLLNRYGKLHVQANGDHARHAVDERMELKNTISSILGAWLDQYSEDFRKPPDFTCLKQLISYVRNNIPGSDLERRARILLAQFQQQEQSESEAEAVDHGSCTFQLVEENGLGDGKPDFLSFSPEMVAEQFTLMDAELFKKVVPYHCLGCIWSQRDKKGKEHLAPTIRATVSQFNSVANCVIATCLGDRSLKPQQRAKVVERWIEVARECRILKNFSSLRAILSALQCNAVHRLKKTWDEVLRESFRTFHELSEIFSDENNHSLSRELLIKEGTSKFATLEINPKRAQKRQQQQREMGVMQGTIPYLGTFLTDLVMLDTAMKDFLDGGLINFEKRRKEFEVIAQIKLLQSACNNYSFTQEDQFVDWFHSLERLSEAESYGLSCEIEPLSESASNTLKAKKNTGIIKRWSDRQPPSSEPCASGSSHSKSFDQLKCGQYLCSGDATDSLSVTSAGSSSSDVEEINISFIPESPDCQEKKVSEIPLASLPQRWYAPSVADGEAKTTVSSSASPLLPALQFWESTSLSSLDTSGIGSGSSSASSSSVSSTPVTASRTHKRSVSGISSYSSLSLPLYNQQVDDCCIIRVSLAVDNGNMYKSILVTSQDKTPVVIRKAMAKHNLDGDRPEDYELVQIISEERELKIPDNANVFYAMNSAANYDFVLKKRGFSKGVKIKHGSSSTLPRMKQKGLKIAKGIF from the exons AGCTCCACACAGGAGATTGGAGAAGAGCTGGAGGATGGTGTGATCTACAGCATATCTCTCCGGAAAGTGCAGCTCCATCACACAGCCAACAAAGGGCAGCGATGGCTGGGG TTTGAGAACGAGTCAGCCCTGAACCTCTACGAGACGTGTAAGGTGCGGACAATAAAAGCTGGGACTTTGGAGAAGCTGGTGGAGTACCTGGTCTCAGCCTTCAAAGGCAATGACTCCACCTATGTCACCATCTTCCTGTGCACTTACCGGGCCTTTGCCACCACCAAGCAAGTGCTGGACCTGCTGCTTAACAG GTATGGCAAACTCCACGTGCAGGCGAATGGGGACCACGCCAGGCATGCTGTGGATGAGAGGATGGAGCTGAAGAA CACCATCTCCTCCATCCTGGGTGCCTGGTTGGACCAGTACTCCGAGGACTTCCGCAAGCCCCCCGACTTCACCTGCCTCAAGCAGCTCATCTCCTACGTGCGCAACAACATTCCCGGATCCGACCTGGAGCGCCGAGCCCGCATCCTGCTGGCCCAGTTCcaacagcaggagcagagcgAGTCCGAAGCAGAAG CCGTGGACCATGGCAGTTGCACTTTCCAGTTGGTGGAGGAGAATGGGCTTGGGGATGGGAAGCCAgatttcctctccttctccccagaGATGGTGGCAGAACAGTTCACACTGATGGATGCT GAGCTGTTCAAGAAGGTGGTGCCTTACCACTGCCTGGGCTGCATCTGGTCCCAGCGAGACAAGAAGGGCAAGGAGCACCTGGCACCCACCATCCGTGCCACAGTCTCACAGTTCAATAGTGTGGCCAACTGTGTCATTGCCACCTGTCTTGGGGACAGGAGCCTGAAGCCACAGCAGAGAGCCAAAGTGGTGGAGCGATGGATCGAAGTGGCTCGG GAGTGCCGCATCCTGAAGAACTTCTCCTCCCTCCGAGCCAtcctctcagctctgcagtgcaaCGCTGTTCATCGCCTGAAGAAGACCTGGGATGAAGTCCTGAG GGAAAGCTTCCGGACATTCCATGAGCTCTCTGAGATCTTCTCTGATGAGAACAACCACTCACTGAGCCGGGAGCTTCTCATCAAG GAGGGCACATCCAAATTTGCCACCTTGGAGATCAACCCGAAGCGGGCACAGaagcggcagcagcagcagcgagAGATG GGTGTGATGCAGGGCACCATTCCTTACCTTGGCACCTTCCTCACAGACTTGGTGATGCTCGACACAGCCATGAAGGACTTCCTGGAC ggTGGGCTGATCAActttgagaagagaaggaag GAGTTTGAAGTCATTGCTCAGATCAAGCTGCTTCAGTCAGCCTGCAACAACTACAGCTTTACACAGGAGGACCAGTTCGTGGACTGGTTCCACAGCCTGGAGAGGCTCAGCGAGGCCGAGAG ctATGGACTGTCCTGTGAGATCGAGCCCCTCTCCGAGTCAGCCAGCAACACGTTGAAGGCcaagaaaaacacaggaatCATCAAGCGATGGAGCGA CCGGCAGCCTCCCAGCTCCGAGCCCTGTGCCAGCGGCAGCTCCCACTCCAAATCCTTCGACCAGCTCAAGTGTGGGCAGTACCTCTGCAGCGGGGACGCCACCGACTCCCTCAGCGTCACCTCCGCcggctccagcagctctgatgTGGAGGAGATCAACATCAGCTTCATCCCCGAGTCCCCCGACTGCCAGGAGAAGAAG GTCAGTGAGATCCCTCTGGCCTCCCTCCCCCAGCGCTGGTACGCCCCGTCTGTGGCCGACGGAGAAGCTAAAACCACTGTGTCCTCCTCCgcatcccctctcctccctgccctccagTTCTGGGAATccacctccctctcctccctggaCACATCGGGCATCGGGTCgggctccagcagtgcctcttcctcctctgtctCCTCCACGCCGGTGACGGCGTCCCGTACCCACAAGCGCTCCGTCTCCGGCATCTCCAGCTACTCCTCCCTCTCGCTTCCCCTCTACAACCAGCAGGTCGACGACTGCTGCATCATCCGGGTCAGCCTGGCCGTGGACAACGGGAACATGTACAAGAGCATCCTG GTGACGAGTCAGGATAAGACCCCTGTTGTTATCCGCAAAGCCATGGCCAAACACAACTTGGATGGAGACCGGCCTGAGGACTACGAGCTCGTTCAGATCATCTCAGAGGAGAGAG AGCTGAAGATCCCTGACAACGCCAACGTCTTCTACGCCATGAACTCTGCCGCCAACTATGACTTTGTGCTGAAGAAGAGGGGCTTCTCCAAGGGGGTGAAGATCAAGCACGGCTCCAGCTCCACCCTGCCCAGGATGAAGCAGAAAGGCCTGAAGATCGCCAAAGGCATCTTCTAG